The Canis lupus dingo isolate Sandy chromosome 18, ASM325472v2, whole genome shotgun sequence genome includes the window ctctctctgattttatttttttattttattttattttattttattttattttattttattttattttattttttatttttccttccctttccctatgttcatctgttttgtttcttaaattccacatatgagtgaaatcatatgttatttgtctttctctgactggcttatttcactgagcataataccctctagttccatcaaTGTGATTGTAAATggcaatttacattttcattctttttgatggctaagcaatattccatcatatatatatctcacatcttctttatccattcatctgtcaatggacatttgggctccttccacagtttggctgttgtggacattgctgctgtaaacagtGGGGTGCATGTCCCCTTTTGAATCAcgatttttgtatcctttggataaatagctactagtgtaattgctgggtcatagggcagatctatttttaactttttgaggaagctccacactgttttccagagtggctgtaccagtttacattcccaccaacagtgtaagaagattcccctttctctgcatccttgccagcatctgttgtttcctaagttAATAACAaagatttctgatttctgataGGAGGTGAGGACATCTATATCTCCACATAAATACATACTGTCAACGGAATTACTGTTAAAGAATAAACTCATACAGACATTAAGGGTTGTGATTAACACCTCTGGACTCAACATCAGGCAGACCAAGTTTTTTTCCACTTCCAACACTTACTAGTTATGTGACTTTGGATAATAGTCATTGTTGTCTTCTTCATTTCCAGTCCCAGCCACTAGATATCAAGAGCAAATGGTAGCCAGAAAAGGGAGACCACGCATAAAATATACTGCCAACTGGAAATAATCTAAGAAGAGAGCAAAATGCTCTATCATGGAACACTGTTTATAAAGCTGAAAAACTGGAATCAAAGAGAGTGGGGTGTTATCACTATGCAGTTTCTCCGTgtgtaaaagaaggaaaataacaggATCCAACCCAAAAAGTTAAATGAGTTAACTGTGAATAAAGCCTAGTATGTTGTGAGCCATTGTTATGATTTCGTGATTACTACCATTTAGTTTAGGTGCACAGAAAATATCAGGAGATCTCCTTGGAGGCTATATTCTTAGGAATGGAGTAGGAAGACAAGAAGTGAGGGGTTTGTACTTTTAACTTCATActattcttttttgattttttaaaagatatttatttatttatttatttatttacttacttgcttatttatttagagaaaacgTGAGTGGggctaggggcagagggagagggagaagcagactcctttctgagccaggagcccaatgacTCAGGGCTctgctcagtctcaggaccctgagatcatgacctgagccaaaactgagtcagacacttaaccgactgagtcacccaggcacccttctctttttaccttttaaaaatgaaataaataaaatatttaaaactatgctACTGGActtttcataattatataatataaacatgtaGGATAATTCAAGCTCTGAGTGCATGGGACTTTGGATTTGGGAATATAAAGATGTGGCCTTTGATTCTGACCCTGCTGATTAGGTTATTTTGGTCAATATTAAGCTCCCTGAGCCTTAACTTTCTCAGCTTTAAAGTGGGTACAGTATCACCTACCTCATAAGATTAAATGCTATACTATAATGGAAGAGTCTTGCTTATACCTTACATATTGTCAACATGTACTGGTTTACTATTTTTATACCATCCCATCATCCCTTCtgtactttcttttcattttcattgcctcTTTTTTCATCACCCAGTGAAAATTCAAGTTGACATCAATGGAGAATAGCACAGAAGCCACAGAGTTCATCCTCTTGGGATTAACAGATGACCCCAATCTTCAGGTCCCCCTCCTCCTGGTATTTTTGTTCATCTACCTCATCACTCTGGTTGGGAATGGGGGCATGATGGTGATCATCCACTTAGACCCCCACTTCCACACTCCCATGTATTTCTTTCTCAGTAACCTCTCCTTCGTAGACCTGGGTTACTCCTCAGCTGTAGCCCCAAAGGCAGTGGCTGCCCTGCAGTCAGGGAACAAAGTCATCTCCTACAGTGGATGTGCTGcccagttctttttctttgtgggTTTTGCCACTGCTGAGTGCTACCTCCTGGCCTGCATGGCCTATGACCGCCATGCAGCCATATGCAGGCCTCTTCATTACACCACCACCATGAGAGCAGGTGTATGTGCCCTCCTGACTGTTGGCTCCTATGTCTGTGGCTTCCTCAATGCTTCTATTCACACAGGAAACACCTTTAGACTCTCGTTCTGTGCTTCTCATGAGATTAATCATTTTTTCTGCGATCTTCCTCCACTCTTGGCTCTCTCATGTTCCAACACACGCATCAACAACTTGGTTGTCTTCTGTGTCGTGGGCTTCAACGTCTTTTTCACCCTCCTGGTCATCCTCATCTCTTACCTCTTCATATACATCGCCATTCAAAGGATACGTTCTGTGGAAGGACGAAAGaaagccttctccacctgtgCCTCCCACCTCACTGCCGTAACCATCTTCTACGGAACTATCATCTTCATGTACTTCCAGCCCAGCTCCAGCCAGTCCATGGACACAGACAAAATTGATTCTGTGTTTTACTCAGTGGTGATTCCCATGTTGAACCCCTTGATCTACAGCCTTAGGAACAAAGACGTAAAAAATGCTCTCCGGAAAGTACTCAACAAACTTCACCCCCAGTCTGTAAGTGTAGGTGGGAAGTAGACAGGTAGCTGAGTGATAAACCTTCCCCCAGACCTAGATGCCATCGTGACTTCTGAGCTTCGGCAGATTGCAGACTTTTCTCCTCGAAGAACAGTGCTTACTTCTGCTACTTGGAGAAATCATGAAAGCAGCACTTGGAAATGTCTCACTCAGGAAGATAATCTTGTATTTAGTGAATAACAACTTGGGACATTTAAACTCTTCTTGCACTAGTTTCTTGATGTGATTCAAAGCAGAAGATCAGAGCGTGAATTGAATGCACTTAATTGGAAGAAATTTTCACTCACTATTAAGATTTGGTGTAAGGATCACATCATCATTGTATAATACTTATCAGTTGAAATGTACAACATTGTGCTTTCATATTTGGTCCATGAGTTTGAAAGTTAAAGTTTCTAATGCAgacaaaagatatttaaatatttttaataacaccTCTAGAAGGTTTTAACTCAAAGAACAGGACACACTATACCCAGAGTTGGATGACCCAGCCTTTAATCCTTCCAAACTCTCGCCCACATTCCTGCTTATTCATTGGTTGAGCACTTTTGTATTTTCGTAACTCCTTCTGTTAATGTGTTGGGATAACTTTGGTAGAAAACAATAAGCCACCTTTGTATGTAACAGTGTCAGTAGATAAATTGTTTAAACTTTAACCTGAATAAACATATCTTTCTTTAGAAAGCTTGCACTCTGTTCCATGCTTTTGGCCTTTGTCTAACATAATTACCAAAGCTTACAGAAGGTTTGgaggaaaaagcatttttttccaagGGCTATGAAAGAGGAGATTTGTCTTCTGAATTAAATGCTGCATTTCTCAGCACCCTTAAGTTTGGTGAATCTATTATGAGTACACATAATAGCTTTCTGTGCCCTCTTGGCTTCTGTTTTTTCAATAATTCAGTTCACCTCTGGATCCCTGTTGAATTGCGATGTTCTGTAATTAGATGCTACAAGAATAAAAAAGCCCATAGAAATTTACTTCATAAATAGGAACAGTACAATGACACATAGGTCAAGTCCACCTTCAGGTCTTATTTTGGGTCCTGGATGGTATCTgcgaacgtgtgtgtgtgtgtgtgtgcgtaggGGAGTggtgattaattttatttctcacatatCAATGGCTTGATGGTGTTTGCAGCCACAATTGGTCCAAGTCACAGGATATTTCATGATATCCAGATCtcaaagacaacaacaacaaaaagaattattttaaatgtgaaaaccaGAAATATGGGTGGGCAAACTCAGGGAGCTTAGAAAGTCAAATTAGTTTTGAGATTATCAAACTCATTATGCACAGAGCAGCCTCTGTGTGAGGAGAATGGATGGTGGGTCTTGTGGagagaagagcaaagagagagtTTTGGAACTGAGGCTGATCTATAGGAGAAACTTCCTCTGGCACATGGCCATTGCCACCTAACAAGACCGGGAGCTTCTCCTGGATCCAGCACCTC containing:
- the LOC112663720 gene encoding olfactory receptor 5B21, with translation MENSTEATEFILLGLTDDPNLQVPLLLVFLFIYLITLVGNGGMMVIIHLDPHFHTPMYFFLSNLSFVDLGYSSAVAPKAVAALQSGNKVISYSGCAAQFFFFVGFATAECYLLACMAYDRHAAICRPLHYTTTMRAGVCALLTVGSYVCGFLNASIHTGNTFRLSFCASHEINHFFCDLPPLLALSCSNTRINNLVVFCVVGFNVFFTLLVILISYLFIYIAIQRIRSVEGRKKAFSTCASHLTAVTIFYGTIIFMYFQPSSSQSMDTDKIDSVFYSVVIPMLNPLIYSLRNKDVKNALRKVLNKLHPQSVSVGGK